The Papaver somniferum cultivar HN1 chromosome 3, ASM357369v1, whole genome shotgun sequence genome includes a region encoding these proteins:
- the LOC113360359 gene encoding uncharacterized protein LOC113360359: MTGSTPKLWLNWLALAEWWFNTNYHTSLKMTLFQALYGYTPPHLAFPVQATTSVAVVHDYLLERDHMIQLLKEDLSKAQHRMKHFADNHRTDRSFVVGNWVFLKLQPYRPSFVALRTNMKLSAKYFGPFEVLQRIGNVAYKLKLPVESRIHPVFHVCQLKKKVGQHITTTLPPVDTSGSFIVTPIAVLDSRHILRGNNTILQILIQWARAPSEDATWEDANHIHSQFPDFILEDKDLPKEGVLSYN, from the coding sequence ATGACTGGTTCAACTCCAAAATTGTGGCTCAATTGGTTGGCCTTAGCAGAATGGTGGTTTAACACAAACTACCACACTAGTCTCAAGATGACTCTGTTTCAGGCCTTATATGGTTACACTCCACCTCACTTGGCATTTCCAGTCCAAGCTACTACTTCAGTTGCTGTTGTTCATGACTACCTCCTGGAGAGAGATCACATGATCCAATTACTTAAGGAAGACCTCTCTAAAGCTCAGCACAGGATGAAACATTTTGCAGATAATCATAGAACTGACAGATCCTTTGTAGTGGGAAATTGGGTATTTTTGAAGTTGCAACCTTATAGACCGTCTTTTGTTGCTCTGAGAACCAATATGAAGTTGTCTGCTAAATACTTTGGGCCATTTGAAGTGTTACAGAGAATTGGAAATGTTGCTTACAAGCTCAAACTACCAGTAGAGTCCAGAATTCACCCAGTTTTTCATGTGTGTCAACTGAAGAAAAAGGTAGGCCAACATATTACCACTACACTGCCACCAGTTGATACTTCTGGTTCTTTCATAGTTACACCAATAGCAGTTCTAGATTCCAGACATATTCTCAGGGGCAACAATACAATTCTACAAATACTCATACAGTGGGCTAGAGCTCCTTCAGAAGATGCAACATGGGAAGATGCCAACCACATTCACTCACAGTTCCCAgattttatccttgaggacaaggatcttcCAAAGGAGGGGGTATTGTCATATAACTAG